The DNA segment GGTAGACATCCAGCAGGTAACGGCGCAGGCTCAGACGGTATTCCTGCATCTGATCCATGTATTTCTCGTAGTGCGCGATCCCGGAGCCGGCCAGGTTCTCCAGGCAGAGCGCGTAGCAGACATAGGGTGAAACCAGGGTCGCCTTGCGGGCCAGGACCACCTGACGGACCTGGCTGTTGTGATAGCCGGTCATCACCCCGTTCCAGGCGTCCCCCAGCGCCAGGGCCCGCCCCAGGGGCTCGCCCGGCGACCAGTGGCCGCTCATTCCGACATCTTTCAGCTCGGGGTGCTTTTCATGGTAAGAGTTGAGGGCCTGCTCCTCGGCCTCCCGGGCCTGCTGACTGGCCTGATCCGGCTGTTCCACATCGGTCAGACGGGTGGCGATATAGCCGCCGGAGCCGGGGATGACTATCACCAGCAGGGCCCAGCAGATAAGGCAGAGCACCAGGCTGGCCGCGGACTCCCGGGTGCGGGTCGAGATCAACAGCCCGAGCAGCAGGAATACCGCCACGTACACCAGGGACAGGGCCAGGGTCGCCCCGATCACCATCCAGTCGCGCAGGCTGAAAGCGAGCGCGCCGAACAGCCGGAGCAGGAGCAGGTGCACCAGCAGGCCCACGGCCAGGGCCCAGGCGATGGCGATGAAACCGCCCAGGAACTTGGCTGTCAGAAATGTTGTCCTCGACACGCTGTTCGACAGGCAGAGCCGCAGGGTGCCGCTTTCCCGCTCCCCGGATACGGAGTCGTAGACCATGACCAGGGCGAAAAAGCTCAGAACCAGTCCGATGATGAGCGACCAGTCGAGGGCCTGGCCGCTGGCCAGCAGGAAATTGGAGCGCACTTGTTTCGTGGGTCCGTAAACCCGGAACGCGGAGGGCCGGCAGGCGTTGGGCAGCTCCGGCTCTTTCCCGTCGGCGATGAAACCCAGATGGCCGGGCTGCATGAACACCCAGGCGCCCTGGAAATTGTAGCTGAAAACATGGAAAATGGCGCCATCCCAGGAAGCCTCTTCGGCGATCCTGGCCAGAGTCGCATTGTTGTTGCGCTCGAAATCGGCCGCCCGCTCACGGTATTCCGGGATGTAAAACAAGGCGCTTACTGTCAGCAGCAGCGTGATCAGGGCGAACATCAGCATGAAGCGCAGGGTCTTCAGGTGATCGGTAAGCTCTTTCAGGACAAGATGGATCAGCATGGCGACACCTCTATCAAAAGGCTCAGCGGACATCCACCCGCAGGAAAGCGGTCCAGGCGAGCGTGAAGAACAGAAGGTTGAAAAACACCAGGATACCGATTTCGGGCCAGGCTGCGAGCAGACTGGCCATAGGAGCGGGCCGCACGAATAAGAAGCGCGGTAAATCTTTCAGATCAAGCGGATGCACCTGATAGTTGACAATGTCCTTCATGCTTTCCTCGCCGTTTGCCGCCACCGCTGCCGCCACCTCTCGCGCGCTGAGAAAATCGCTCATCGGCTTCTGGGTGAACAGACGCCAGGAGTCCAGGCCGCCCCGGTCCTTGATGTAGGAGATCAACACGTTGCGGTACTGCGACGACTGATCGATGAACTCCAGGTAGCCGGCCTCCCCTGTTCCGGCCAGATACGATCCGGCGTTGTAGAACGCGCGCGAAGGCGAGGCCAGGCTGAGCAGACGGGCCAGGCGCGACTGACCGGACAGATCGTGCAGATAGTTTCGGTAGATGTCCCAGGCTTGGTCTTCATACTGCATGCGCCGGTTGTGTCCGAAAATCGAGCCGGCCTCGAACCATTCCATCACCTCGCGCACTGAATAGAAAACCCGCCAAGCGTAAGGCCAGTCGCCGGTCCAGACACTCCGTTCCCTTTCCATCTTGAGGTTCAGCTCCCTGGCTTCCCCCTCGGAGAGGTTGCGCCCCAGCCCCTCGTCGATCTGCCGCACTGGCCAGGGATGCTGCCGGGTGTATTGCTGCATGTCCTCCTGCCATTGCCCGTCCAGGGCCTGGACCTGGCTGTCCACTGTGGCCCTGTCCGGCACAGGCCTCAACTCGCGGGCCATGTATACCGCGCAGTTGGGCAGGATTAACACCGTGACCACCCAGAACGAAAGCAGCAGGATCAGTGCAGTGGAGGAG comes from the bacterium genome and includes:
- a CDS encoding ABC transporter permease subunit encodes the protein MLIHLVLKELTDHLKTLRFMLMFALITLLLTVSALFYIPEYRERAADFERNNNATLARIAEEASWDGAIFHVFSYNFQGAWVFMQPGHLGFIADGKEPELPNACRPSAFRVYGPTKQVRSNFLLASGQALDWSLIIGLVLSFFALVMVYDSVSGERESGTLRLCLSNSVSRTTFLTAKFLGGFIAIAWALAVGLLVHLLLLRLFGALAFSLRDWMVIGATLALSLVYVAVFLLLGLLISTRTRESAASLVLCLICWALLVIVIPGSGGYIATRLTDVEQPDQASQQAREAEEQALNSYHEKHPELKDVGMSGHWSPGEPLGRALALGDAWNGVMTGYHNSQVRQVVLARKATLVSPYVCYALCLENLAGSGIAHYEKYMDQMQEYRLSLRRYLLDVYPQPLDWWGWNDKDALRKMTGPLDFNSLPKFRESPGDLLGLARAVLPWAGLLFLFGALFFAGAYVAFLRCDVR
- a CDS encoding ABC transporter permease subunit, whose product is MVYLIARQKFLANIITFRFSASFILSVVLLAASTLILSQDYSERLAEYHDLVQRNEEGLKEVMTFAELRAGVIRPPSVLSVVCEGIAKRTGNYFDVGFDQAPKIGEETGVKNPLLAVFTVFDLATVVEIVLSLLVVFVAYNSISGEREQGTLKLMIASNVPRWSVLLGSYLGGMATVVLPLMAGALVSLLILRLNPSIALAPADYLSLGLVFLLAVLLLGAFYLAGMFISVRVMRSSTALILLLSFWVVTVLILPNCAVYMARELRPVPDRATVDSQVQALDGQWQEDMQQYTRQHPWPVRQIDEGLGRNLSEGEARELNLKMERERSVWTGDWPYAWRVFYSVREVMEWFEAGSIFGHNRRMQYEDQAWDIYRNYLHDLSGQSRLARLLSLASPSRAFYNAGSYLAGTGEAGYLEFIDQSSQYRNVLISYIKDRGGLDSWRLFTQKPMSDFLSAREVAAAVAANGEESMKDIVNYQVHPLDLKDLPRFLFVRPAPMASLLAAWPEIGILVFFNLLFFTLAWTAFLRVDVR